The genomic segment AGGACCAGAAGATTGAGGAGTATGTCAACAAGGACGTCGGCTTCATTGACATCACCGACATCGTCGTAAGTCTCAACTGTTTCCCGTTGATTCATGGAATACGCTAACCCGTCAAAGGACGAGGAGGTCTTGGCGGTCCTGTCCACCCCGCCTGAGGAGGTCCTTGAGGCCAGAGTGACATACCCCACCACTCTGTCCCACGTCACCGAGGCAAACACCCTCATCGCGTCGGTCTCCAACACCAACCCCCAGACCTGGTTGAAGACTTTGACCGAGTAAGTCACTCAGGAGCCCTAATCCAACTAGCAAGTGCGTGCTGATAACTTCTAGCTTCTACAACCGCTACTACCGCTCCACCTACGGTACCCAAGCCGCCACCTGGTTGTTCAACCAGGTCAAgactgttgctgctgccaaCTCGGCCATCACTGTCACTCAGTTCACCCACTCCTTCAGCCAGCCGTCCATCATCGTCAAGATTCCCGGAACCAGCTCTGACCTCGGTATGTCGAACCGTCCGTCTCCATCGTAGCCTTCCATGTGCTAATCGTGACCATCAGTCATTGTTGGTGCCCACTTCGACTCCACCGGAGGATCTTCCACTGCCCGTGGACCCGGTGCTGACGACAACGGCTCCGGTGTCGTTGTCATTCTCGAGGCTCTCCGCGTCCTCGCCAACGCTGGCTTCAAGCCCAAGAACACCCTCGAGTTCCATTTCTACGCCGGTGAGGAGGGCGGCCTTCTCGGCTCCCAGGCTGTCTTCGCCAACTATAAGTCCGCCGGAAAGACCGTCCTTGCCTTCGTCAACCAGGATATGGCCGGTTACTCTCCTTCTGGAAAGCTCTCAGTCTACAACGACTACGGTAAGCTCATCACTTATGGATAACATGCACGCATGTAGTAGTATCGCTGACTCCTGATAGTTGATTCCGCTCTTACCACCTACGTCCGTCTCATTGGAACTCAGTACACCGGTAGCGCGCCCACCAGCGACGTCTGCGGATACGGGTGCTCCGACCACGCCAGCGCCCGCTCCAACGGCTTCCGTAAGTTGACGCCAATATTTTAGGAAATATGAGACTCAATGGCTAATCTGATCCGACAGCTGCCGCTTACGTCTGCGATGAGCCCATCGACACCTCCACCCCCTACATCCACAGCCCCAACGACGTGAGTTGCCAGCACTCCCACTTTAGCAATCGATCAAATGCTGACTTGATATGCAACAGAGCTACGACACTATCCAGTGGTCTGCCGTCCTCCGCCACTCCAAGTTCACCGTTGGTTTCTTGGTTGAGGCTTCTTACTTGTAATCTGTGTAAACATCTAAACAAGCGCGGGGTGATTTCATGTATATACATCCCGACTTGTGTGTCAATATATTACATTCAAGAATGCACATAAGCCACAGGCTTTCAAACTAGTGAAACGCTAAAAGTTGTCGTCTTCTTCGTGAACCCTATAGTGTCCGCGCAAAACTGCCTTACTGGGAAGAGTTTCCCGAGGAAACCCAACGAACACTACTACCCCAACCCATCTCCGCCCATCGGACGTGGAGACATGCAGACTCTTTCTGAAAGAGATTCTAGATCGACTCCATCAACCTAGGGCGAACACTTGATAAGTCTAGGGCGTGGGACCCCACTTTCTGCCACATACGGTGGTTTCTATGAGACGCAAGGTTTGCAAGGCGTGGTCGACATGGTTGAATGACTCTTACTAGGTGCATACGCCGTCTTCGGCAGGCATCCCGGCCAGACGGCCTTGGATCCCGAGATACGACTAAAGGAGAGAAAACTTCGTGCACCGAACTGAACGTTCTCTCTGGCACATATCACGTAGTTACCGTCGAATTCCGGAATCGTTCTCGAAAGCCACGATGGGCGCCTCAGAGGAGCGAGATAGAGTGGCTGTGACCGAATCCCACGATGCGCCGGGCGCTATTGAGCTGGGAGCGATGCGCAGTCCGACGAGTTCTCGCCATCACGACCCCGAATCTAGCCCATTGGCCTGGCTATGTGTTTCAGGATCATTTATGTTTCTTTATCCATCATACGGTAAGCGTCTTGATGATACCTTCCTTTCTCTGAGACTATGCTTATGATTCAATATAGGGTTCATGCAATCTGTTGGAACTGTTCAGTCCTATCTCCAGCTACACCAGCTGAGTGAGTACTCCACTCGCGATCTAGGTTGGATCAGCGGAATCTTCACCTCGCTTGCACTGTTCCTTGGAATCCAAGCCGGGCCATTGATGGATGCCTATGGGACGAAGTGGCTGGCTCCCATCTCCGTGGCAC from the Colletotrichum lupini chromosome 3, complete sequence genome contains:
- a CDS encoding major facilitator superfamily transporter; amino-acid sequence: MHLNAALAILAASRVALAAPATEETQVDPALRLIKTSEADAGTWVTEDQKIEEYVNKDVGFIDITDIVDEEVLAVLSTPPEEVLEARVTYPTTLSHVTEANTLIASVSNTNPQTWLKTLTDFYNRYYRSTYGTQAATWLFNQVKTVAAANSAITVTQFTHSFSQPSIIVKIPGTSSDLVIVGAHFDSTGGSSTARGPGADDNGSGVVVILEALRVLANAGFKPKNTLEFHFYAGEEGGLLGSQAVFANYKSAGKTVLAFVNQDMAGYSPSGKLSVYNDYVDSALTTYVRLIGTQYTGSAPTSDVCGYGCSDHASARSNGFPAAYVCDEPIDTSTPYIHSPNDSYDTIQWSAVLRHSKFTVGFLVEASYFETLKVVVFFVNPIVSAQNCLTGKSFPRKPNEHYYPNPSPPIGRRGTPLSATYGGFYETQGAYAVFGRHPGQTALDPEIRLKERKLPTMGASEERDRVAVTESHDAPGAIELGAMRSPTSSRHHDPESSPLAWLCVSGSFMFLYPSYGFMQSVGTVQSYLQLHQLSEYSTRDLGWISGIFTSLALFLGIQAGPLMDAYGTKWLAPISVALYVPVFFIMGECTQYWHFVLCLGVLGGIGGALTSTVAVAVIGKLFNRRKGLAMGVALSGSSFGGVTISMMLRSILPRLGWQWSMRIMGFLVLGIMVLGVICFLPYPRLSTPVSGAPVGRVGALLNFSAFRSPPFGFMAGGLFMLEFVLFGITGLLPTFAIAAGFPSNIGFSLVAILNGTSCFGRIMTGVIGDRIGHLNILLIMIGITIVFTGVVFVPFGTKHIGALYAFAALWGYGSGSFLSSTPVCLGKTCEPKDYGRYLGTMNFVVSSSLLVTVPIGGQMLESMGGTALSGFYLAILFLGGVCYFAARSLLLGGWLTLRASI